One window of Kosakonia cowanii JCM 10956 = DSM 18146 genomic DNA carries:
- the alsS gene encoding acetolactate synthase AlsS, producing the protein MSNERHTQMWAHGADMVVGQLEAQGVKHVFGIPGAKIDKVFDSLLDSSIELIPVRHEANAAFMAAAVGRITGKAGVALVTSGPGCSNLITGMATANSEGDPVVALGGAVKRADKAKLVHQSMDTVAMFQPVTKYSVEISSPDAISEVVSNAFRAAEQGRPGSAFVSIPQDISDQPASGNILPSNAVPQLGSAPDKMIDEVAKLIAGAKNPVFLLGLMASREENIAALHHLLEKTHIPVTSTYQAAGAVNQEHFTRFAGRVGLFNNQAGDRLLHLADLVICIGYSPVEYEPAMWNTGDAKLVHIDVLPAYEERNYSPSVELIGDIGSTLDKLAHKIAEPLVLSPRASEILIDRRNQRELLSRKGAQLNQFAIHPLRIVRAMQDIVNNDVTLTVDMGSFHIWIARYLYSFRARQVMISNGQQTMGVALPWAIGAWLVNPGRKVVSVSGDGGFLQSSMELETAVRLGANILHIIWVDNAYNMVAIQEEKKYQRLSGVNFGPVDFKAYAESFGAKGFAVESTAALEPTLRAAMDTQGPAVVAIPVDYSDNPLLMGQLHLSQIL; encoded by the coding sequence ATGAGCAACGAACGCCATACCCAGATGTGGGCCCACGGTGCCGACATGGTGGTGGGGCAACTGGAAGCGCAGGGTGTCAAACATGTCTTCGGCATCCCCGGCGCGAAAATCGATAAAGTGTTTGATTCTCTTCTCGATTCCTCAATTGAACTTATTCCGGTACGCCACGAAGCGAACGCCGCGTTTATGGCGGCAGCGGTCGGGCGTATCACCGGCAAAGCGGGCGTAGCGCTGGTGACCTCGGGTCCTGGCTGCTCCAACCTGATTACCGGCATGGCGACCGCCAACAGCGAAGGTGACCCGGTGGTCGCACTCGGTGGGGCAGTAAAACGCGCCGATAAAGCCAAGCTGGTGCACCAGAGCATGGACACGGTCGCCATGTTCCAGCCGGTGACCAAATATTCCGTTGAGATCTCCTCCCCGGATGCTATCTCTGAAGTGGTTTCGAACGCCTTCCGCGCCGCCGAACAGGGCCGCCCGGGCAGTGCGTTTGTCAGCATTCCGCAGGATATCTCTGACCAGCCGGCCAGCGGCAATATTCTGCCCTCTAACGCCGTGCCGCAGTTAGGCTCCGCGCCCGACAAGATGATTGATGAGGTCGCGAAGCTGATTGCCGGGGCGAAAAATCCCGTCTTCCTGCTCGGCCTGATGGCCAGCCGGGAAGAGAATATCGCCGCGCTGCATCACCTGCTGGAGAAAACCCATATTCCGGTGACCAGCACCTACCAGGCGGCGGGCGCGGTTAACCAGGAGCACTTCACCCGCTTTGCCGGGCGTGTGGGCCTCTTCAATAACCAGGCGGGCGACCGACTGCTGCACCTGGCGGACCTGGTCATCTGTATCGGCTACAGCCCGGTGGAGTACGAACCGGCCATGTGGAACACCGGTGATGCGAAGCTGGTACATATTGATGTGCTGCCCGCGTATGAAGAGCGCAACTACTCGCCGAGCGTTGAGCTGATTGGCGATATCGGCAGTACGCTCGATAAGCTGGCACATAAGATTGCCGAACCGCTGGTGCTCTCGCCGCGCGCGTCGGAAATCCTTATCGATCGTCGCAACCAGCGCGAACTGCTCAGCCGTAAAGGCGCGCAGCTTAATCAGTTTGCTATTCACCCGCTGCGCATTGTCCGCGCGATGCAGGATATCGTGAATAACGACGTCACCCTGACGGTGGATATGGGCAGCTTCCATATCTGGATTGCCCGCTACCTCTATAGCTTCCGCGCGCGTCAGGTGATGATCTCCAATGGCCAGCAGACGATGGGCGTTGCCCTGCCGTGGGCGATTGGCGCATGGCTGGTCAATCCGGGGCGCAAAGTAGTCTCCGTCTCCGGCGATGGCGGATTTTTACAATCCAGCATGGAGCTGGAAACCGCGGTGCGTCTGGGTGCCAATATCCTGCACATCATCTGGGTGGACAACGCCTACAACATGGTGGCGATTCAGGAAGAGAAGAAATATCAGCGCCTCTCCGGAGTCAACTTCGGCCCCGTCGATTTTAAAGCCTATGCCGAATCCTTCGGCGCGAAAGGGTTTGCCGTTGAAAGCACCGCCGCGCTCGAGCCGACGCTGCGCGCAGCGATGGACACGCAAGGCCCGGCGGTGGTCGCCATTCCGGTGGACTACAGCGATAACCCGCTGTTGATGGGCCAGCTGCACCTCAGCCAGATTCTGTAA
- the budA gene encoding acetolactate decarboxylase — protein sequence MGNATDCSCEENLRNTIRAFSESKPNGVIYQTSLMSALLSGVYEGNTTIKDLLNHGDFGLGTFNELDGELIAFNSEVYQLRSDGSARAAKPEQKTPFAVMTWFKPQYRHVFEEPISRQALHEVIDRQIPSDNLFCALRIDGHFRHAHTRTVPRQTPPYRAMTDVLDDQPVFRFNGRDGVLVGFRTPQYMQGINVAGYHEHFITDDRHGGGHLLDYQLDHGTLTFGEIHQLMIDLPADEAFLKADLHPDNLDAAIRSVEN from the coding sequence ATGGGTAACGCAACTGATTGTTCTTGCGAAGAAAATCTACGAAACACAATTCGTGCTTTTTCTGAAAGCAAGCCAAACGGCGTGATATATCAAACATCGCTAATGAGTGCGCTACTTAGCGGAGTTTATGAAGGAAATACCACGATTAAGGATCTACTTAATCATGGCGATTTTGGTCTGGGTACATTTAATGAGCTTGATGGCGAATTAATTGCCTTTAACAGCGAAGTGTACCAATTACGTTCCGATGGCAGTGCCCGCGCCGCGAAGCCGGAGCAGAAAACCCCCTTTGCGGTGATGACCTGGTTTAAACCGCAATACCGGCACGTGTTTGAGGAGCCGATCAGCCGCCAGGCGCTGCATGAGGTAATTGACCGGCAGATCCCGTCCGACAACCTGTTTTGCGCCCTGCGCATCGACGGCCATTTCCGCCATGCGCACACCCGCACCGTGCCGCGCCAGACGCCGCCCTATCGCGCCATGACCGATGTGCTCGACGATCAGCCCGTCTTCCGTTTTAACGGTCGCGACGGCGTGCTGGTCGGTTTCCGCACCCCGCAATATATGCAGGGGATCAATGTGGCGGGTTACCACGAGCATTTTATTACCGACGATCGCCACGGTGGCGGTCATCTCCTCGACTACCAGCTGGATCACGGCACGCTGACCTTTGGTGAAATCCATCAACTGATGATCGATCTGCCTGCCGATGAAGCCTTCCTGAAAGCGGATCTGCACCCGGATAATCTGGACGCCGCCATCCGTTCGGTTGAGAACTAA
- a CDS encoding LysR family transcriptional regulator: protein MELRYLRYFVAVAQTQHFTRAAEMLGMSQPPLSQQIRRLEQEVGTPLFHRLTRGVTLTEAGEAFYEDACHILAMSDAALEKAKGIARGINGKLNLGVTSSNAFHTHFFSVLRQFQRDYPKVALYQKEDNMATLIHGLDEGLIDVAFVRLPCESSKTFSLKLVDEEPMLIALHRTHPLSAKADIALSELQNTPLIIFPQAVSPGLYELIYNACLRAGVEMDNAHQASQFSSSLSMVAAGFGFAIIPQSMACFGHPMVTFHSVAGNTLKTDVALAWRKFERSPAVRRFIDHF, encoded by the coding sequence ATGGAACTTCGTTATTTACGTTATTTTGTCGCCGTTGCCCAGACGCAACACTTCACGCGGGCAGCCGAAATGCTCGGTATGTCGCAGCCGCCATTAAGCCAACAGATCCGCCGACTTGAGCAGGAAGTGGGCACCCCGCTGTTCCATCGCCTGACGCGTGGCGTCACGCTCACCGAGGCCGGCGAGGCCTTCTATGAAGATGCCTGCCATATCCTCGCCATGAGCGATGCGGCGCTGGAAAAAGCGAAGGGCATCGCCCGGGGGATTAACGGCAAGCTCAACCTTGGCGTGACCAGCTCCAACGCTTTCCATACCCACTTCTTCTCGGTGCTGCGCCAGTTTCAGCGTGACTACCCGAAGGTGGCGCTCTATCAGAAAGAGGACAATATGGCGACGCTGATCCACGGCCTGGATGAGGGGCTGATTGACGTGGCGTTCGTGCGCCTGCCGTGCGAAAGCAGCAAAACCTTTAGCCTGAAACTGGTGGATGAGGAGCCGATGCTGATTGCCCTGCACCGCACCCATCCGCTGTCGGCGAAGGCGGATATCGCGCTCAGCGAATTGCAGAACACGCCGCTGATTATCTTTCCGCAAGCGGTGTCGCCAGGGCTGTATGAGCTGATCTACAACGCCTGCCTGCGTGCCGGTGTGGAGATGGATAACGCCCATCAGGCCTCGCAGTTCTCTTCATCCCTGAGCATGGTGGCGGCCGGTTTCGGCTTTGCCATCATTCCGCAGTCGATGGCCTGCTTTGGGCATCCGATGGTGACGTTTCATTCGGTGGCGGGAAACACCTTGAAAACCGATGTGGCGCTGGCGTGGCGCAAGTTCGAGCGCTCACCGGCGGTCAGGCGGTTTATCGATCACTTTTAA
- a CDS encoding DUF1971 domain-containing protein, which yields MTQLIPLHFRHTRSTPFWTKETVPPALLTHHNTKKGVYGRLSVMQGAVKYLGFASEHDTTPEREVVIEAGQFGISPPEYWHRVELLTDDTYFNLDFFADPDAALDGKGIGQVVNTHRR from the coding sequence ATGACGCAGCTTATTCCACTCCATTTTCGCCACACCCGCTCGACGCCCTTCTGGACCAAAGAGACGGTGCCGCCGGCGCTTTTGACGCACCACAACACCAAAAAGGGGGTCTATGGCCGCCTGTCGGTGATGCAGGGCGCGGTGAAATATCTCGGTTTCGCCAGTGAGCATGACACCACTCCTGAGCGAGAAGTGGTGATCGAAGCAGGGCAGTTTGGCATCAGCCCGCCGGAGTACTGGCACCGGGTTGAACTGCTGACCGATGACACTTACTTCAACCTCGATTTTTTCGCCGATCCTGATGCCGCCCTTGATGGCAAAGGCATCGGACAAGTGGTCAATACCCACCGCCGTTAA
- a CDS encoding DUF1869 domain-containing protein: MDTENRGYSLSVSHRESGKAEQKVYLKPMSLYLPDIANQAVSELVAKLKLPLDNDGEYALTVTNNNNGVSVDKDFTRLSELTDPLIAADAVKDLINIVRGYESDEETNVCGW; this comes from the coding sequence ATGGATACAGAAAACAGAGGTTACTCACTCTCAGTTTCCCATCGGGAAAGCGGTAAAGCAGAGCAGAAAGTTTATTTAAAGCCGATGTCGCTCTACCTTCCTGATATTGCGAACCAGGCCGTTTCTGAACTGGTTGCGAAATTAAAATTGCCTCTCGATAATGACGGAGAATATGCGCTGACTGTCACCAATAATAATAATGGCGTCTCGGTCGATAAAGATTTTACCCGCCTCAGTGAACTGACCGATCCCCTTATTGCCGCCGACGCGGTAAAAGATCTGATTAATATCGTCCGCGGCTACGAATCGGATGAAGAGACCAACGTATGCGGCTGGTAA
- a CDS encoding DUF1971 domain-containing protein: protein MQRITIPANYVHTRTTPFWTKETAPASIWKRHLDAGTRQGVYPRLSVQRGAIRYYGYADETSPEPAETLTIHAGEFGVFPPEKWHNIEALSDDTVFSVDFYVDPQILIEG, encoded by the coding sequence ATGCAACGCATTACTATACCCGCGAATTATGTCCACACCCGCACCACGCCGTTCTGGACAAAAGAGACCGCGCCAGCCTCCATCTGGAAACGCCATCTTGATGCCGGTACGCGTCAGGGTGTTTACCCGCGTTTAAGCGTGCAGCGCGGCGCGATCCGCTATTACGGCTATGCCGATGAGACCAGCCCAGAGCCGGCGGAAACCCTGACCATCCACGCCGGTGAGTTCGGCGTCTTCCCGCCTGAAAAATGGCACAACATTGAGGCGCTCAGTGACGACACAGTATTCAGCGTCGATTTCTATGTTGATCCCCAAATTCTGATTGAAGGTTGA
- a CDS encoding pectinesterase family protein: MKTLHCSALLLICLSASAQAAEWNAVVSPTPQAGEFSTIGQALDAAPQSGTPWRILIKEGRWHERLVIEKPVTLIGESTAGTVIEANTPAGALDEQGEKLGTGRTSTVEIRASGVTLENLTIRNTFDFPANAALPEGDAKKLKDTQAVALMVADGADRARFRHVRLEGYQDTFYSKQGSRSYFTDCAISGHVDFIFGPGIAVFDRCEIIARNRDDTAPPYGYLTAPATQAGERFGLFIINSKLSKEPGVPAKSFALGRPWHPTTQFSDGRYADPNAIGLAAIINSEIDDHIYGWDKMSGKDKHGDKIWFYPQDSRFYEVNNRGPGAGQGGERYQLSEADAAQYNVAAIFDGWESTLLQ, from the coding sequence ATGAAAACCCTGCACTGCTCCGCACTGCTGCTGATCTGCCTGAGCGCCAGCGCGCAGGCAGCCGAGTGGAACGCCGTGGTATCGCCGACGCCGCAGGCTGGTGAATTTTCCACTATCGGCCAGGCGCTCGACGCCGCGCCTCAGAGCGGCACGCCGTGGCGCATTCTGATTAAAGAGGGGCGCTGGCATGAGCGGCTGGTCATTGAAAAGCCCGTCACACTGATTGGGGAATCGACGGCAGGCACGGTGATTGAGGCCAATACCCCCGCAGGTGCGCTGGATGAGCAGGGAGAGAAGCTCGGCACCGGGCGCACCAGCACGGTAGAGATCCGCGCCAGCGGCGTGACGCTGGAGAACCTCACCATTCGTAATACTTTTGATTTCCCCGCCAACGCCGCGCTGCCGGAAGGCGATGCGAAGAAGCTGAAAGATACCCAGGCGGTGGCGCTGATGGTGGCAGACGGGGCAGACAGAGCGCGCTTTCGTCACGTTCGCCTTGAGGGTTATCAGGACACTTTTTACAGCAAGCAGGGCAGCCGCAGCTACTTCACCGACTGCGCCATCAGCGGCCACGTCGATTTTATCTTCGGCCCCGGTATCGCGGTGTTCGATCGCTGCGAAATCATTGCCCGCAACCGTGATGACACCGCTCCGCCATACGGTTATCTCACCGCGCCTGCCACCCAGGCCGGGGAGCGGTTTGGCCTGTTTATTATCAACAGTAAGCTGAGCAAAGAGCCGGGCGTACCGGCGAAAAGCTTTGCGCTGGGCCGCCCGTGGCACCCGACCACCCAGTTTAGCGACGGGCGCTATGCCGACCCGAACGCCATTGGCCTGGCGGCGATTATCAATAGCGAGATTGATGACCATATCTACGGCTGGGACAAGATGTCCGGCAAAGATAAGCACGGCGATAAAATTTGGTTTTACCCACAGGACAGCCGTTTTTATGAGGTCAATAACCGTGGGCCAGGCGCCGGGCAGGGCGGTGAGCGCTATCAGCTCAGCGAGGCGGACGCCGCGCAGTATAACGTGGCAGCCATTTTCGACGGCTGGGAGAGCACCCTTCTGCAATAA
- a CDS encoding TonB-dependent siderophore receptor, which produces MKNRYLWAINPCLLMMLSAQAAAQDAKEETLVVAASRANHSVADMAQTTWVIEQAEIEQQVQGGKELKEVLAQLIPGMDVSSQGRTNYGMNMRGRSMMVMVDGVRLNSSRTDSRQLDSIDPFNIARIEIISGATSLYGGGSTGGLINIVTKKGQPETEVEFQTGTKSGFNSHNDHDDNVAASVSGGNDKASGRLSVAYQRYGGWYDGKGDEVLIDNTQTGLQYSDRLDVMGTGTLNIDEHQQLQLTTQYFKSESDGKHGLFLGENFSAVTGSATAYNKGNLDADRIPGTERHLINLQYSNTDFWGQDVVAQIYYRDESLAFYPFPTLSSGRVTSIGASQQKTDFYGGKLTINSKPVDALTLTWGIDAEHETFDANQQFFNLNSAAASGGMQLDKTFKVERYPGYSITNIAPFLQSSYDIDAITLSGGVRYQYMENRIDDFVGYSQQQAIASGKATSADAVPGGKTDYNNLLFNAGILGHLSDRQQLWFNFSQGFEIPDPAKYYGAGTYQLVDGHYRLLNSVNMNELKLDGVKVNAYELGWRYTGDNLRTQIAGYYSLSDKTIKINKSDMSIVVDEGKRRIYGVEGQVDYFFTDSEWSTGANFNAIKSETQANGKWEKLSIDSASPSKVSAWINWAPGDWTLRLQSTQSFDLSDADGKRIDGYNTIDMLGSYALPVGKVSFSVENLLDEEYTTTWGQRAPGLYSPTYGAPGLYTYKGRGRTFGVNYSVLF; this is translated from the coding sequence ATGAAAAATCGTTACCTTTGGGCTATTAACCCCTGTTTGTTGATGATGTTATCCGCGCAGGCCGCGGCACAAGACGCAAAAGAGGAGACGCTGGTGGTGGCCGCCAGCCGTGCCAATCACAGCGTCGCCGATATGGCGCAAACCACCTGGGTCATTGAGCAGGCTGAAATTGAGCAGCAGGTTCAGGGTGGTAAAGAGTTAAAAGAGGTGCTGGCGCAGCTTATTCCGGGAATGGATGTCAGCAGCCAGGGGCGCACCAACTACGGCATGAATATGCGCGGGCGCTCAATGATGGTGATGGTCGACGGCGTGCGTCTCAACTCATCGCGCACCGACAGCCGCCAGCTCGACTCTATCGATCCCTTTAATATCGCGCGCATTGAGATTATCTCCGGCGCGACCTCGCTCTATGGCGGCGGCAGCACCGGCGGCCTGATCAATATCGTCACTAAAAAGGGGCAGCCGGAGACGGAAGTCGAGTTCCAGACCGGTACCAAAAGCGGTTTTAACAGCCATAACGATCATGATGACAACGTTGCGGCCTCGGTGAGTGGCGGTAATGATAAGGCCTCCGGGCGGCTGTCGGTTGCTTATCAGCGCTACGGCGGCTGGTATGATGGCAAAGGCGATGAGGTACTCATTGATAACACCCAGACCGGCCTGCAATACTCTGACCGGCTGGACGTGATGGGCACCGGCACGCTCAATATCGACGAGCACCAGCAACTGCAACTTACCACTCAGTACTTTAAGAGCGAGTCTGACGGGAAACATGGCCTCTTCTTAGGCGAAAACTTCTCGGCAGTCACCGGCTCCGCTACGGCCTACAACAAAGGCAACCTTGATGCCGACCGTATCCCGGGCACCGAGCGCCACCTGATCAATCTGCAATACTCGAACACCGATTTCTGGGGCCAGGATGTGGTAGCGCAGATCTACTACCGCGATGAGAGCCTGGCGTTTTACCCCTTCCCAACCCTCTCAAGCGGCCGGGTCACCAGCATTGGTGCTTCGCAGCAGAAGACCGACTTTTATGGCGGCAAGTTGACCATCAACAGCAAACCGGTTGATGCCCTGACGCTGACCTGGGGGATCGATGCTGAACATGAAACCTTCGACGCCAACCAGCAGTTCTTCAATCTGAACAGCGCCGCCGCCAGCGGAGGCATGCAGCTCGATAAAACCTTTAAGGTTGAGCGCTATCCGGGCTACAGCATCACCAATATCGCGCCGTTCCTGCAAAGCAGCTACGACATTGACGCCATCACCCTGAGCGGCGGCGTGCGTTACCAGTACATGGAAAACCGCATCGACGATTTTGTCGGTTATTCCCAGCAGCAGGCGATTGCCAGTGGTAAAGCGACCTCAGCGGACGCCGTGCCAGGCGGGAAAACGGATTACAACAATCTGCTGTTTAACGCCGGAATCCTCGGTCATCTGAGCGACCGCCAGCAGCTGTGGTTCAACTTCTCGCAGGGTTTTGAGATCCCTGACCCTGCTAAGTATTACGGCGCGGGCACCTATCAGTTAGTTGATGGTCACTACCGTCTGCTGAACAGCGTCAACATGAACGAGTTGAAGCTGGATGGCGTAAAAGTTAACGCCTACGAACTGGGCTGGCGCTACACCGGCGACAACCTGCGCACGCAGATTGCAGGCTACTATTCACTCTCTGATAAGACTATCAAGATCAACAAGAGCGACATGTCTATCGTTGTTGATGAGGGTAAGCGCCGCATTTATGGCGTCGAGGGTCAGGTGGATTACTTCTTTACCGACAGCGAGTGGAGCACCGGTGCCAACTTCAACGCCATCAAATCCGAGACGCAGGCGAACGGTAAGTGGGAGAAACTAAGCATCGACAGCGCCAGCCCGTCGAAAGTGAGCGCGTGGATCAACTGGGCGCCGGGCGACTGGACACTGCGCCTGCAGAGCACGCAGAGTTTCGACCTCTCCGATGCCGACGGTAAGCGCATCGATGGCTATAACACGATTGATATGCTTGGCAGTTATGCCCTGCCGGTGGGCAAAGTGAGCTTTAGTGTGGAAAACCTGCTGGATGAGGAGTACACCACCACCTGGGGCCAGCGTGCACCGGGATTATATAGCCCAACCTATGGCGCGCCGGGGTTATATACCTACAAAGGACGTGGTCGGACATTCGGCGTAAATTATTCGGTTCTCTTCTGA
- the yghU gene encoding glutathione-dependent disulfide-bond oxidoreductase → MSDNYQPPKVWTWDQSGGGAFANINRPVSGATHEKALPTGKHPLQLYSLGTPNGQKVTIMLEELLAKGVSEAEYDAWLIRIGEGDQFSSGFVEVNPNSKIPALRDHSTTPPTRVFESGNILLYLAEKFGHFLPRDLAARTETLNWLFWLQGSAPFLGGGFGHFYSYAPVKIEYAINRFTMEAKRQLDVLDKQLAEHQFVAGDEYTIADMAIWPWYGNVVLGNVYDAAEFLDAGSYKNVQRWAKAIAERPAVKRGRMVNRTFGPANEQLHERHDASDFDTQTEDKRGA, encoded by the coding sequence ATGTCAGACAACTATCAACCCCCGAAGGTGTGGACATGGGATCAATCCGGCGGCGGCGCGTTTGCCAATATCAACCGCCCGGTTTCCGGTGCCACCCATGAAAAGGCGCTGCCGACGGGCAAACATCCGTTGCAGCTCTACTCCCTCGGTACGCCGAACGGCCAGAAAGTGACGATTATGCTCGAAGAGCTGCTGGCGAAAGGCGTCTCTGAAGCGGAGTATGACGCGTGGCTGATCCGCATCGGTGAAGGGGATCAATTCTCCAGCGGTTTCGTCGAGGTGAACCCGAACTCGAAAATCCCGGCGCTGCGCGACCACAGCACCACCCCGCCGACCCGCGTGTTTGAGTCGGGCAATATCCTGCTCTATCTGGCAGAGAAGTTTGGTCATTTTCTGCCGCGCGATCTCGCCGCGCGCACCGAAACGCTGAACTGGCTCTTTTGGTTGCAGGGCTCCGCGCCGTTCCTCGGCGGCGGCTTTGGTCACTTCTATAGCTATGCGCCGGTGAAGATCGAATACGCTATCAACCGCTTCACCATGGAGGCCAAGCGCCAGCTCGACGTGCTGGATAAGCAGCTGGCGGAACATCAATTTGTCGCAGGCGATGAGTACACCATTGCCGATATGGCGATCTGGCCATGGTACGGCAACGTGGTGCTGGGCAATGTCTATGATGCGGCGGAGTTCCTTGACGCGGGCAGCTACAAAAACGTCCAGCGCTGGGCGAAAGCGATCGCTGAACGCCCGGCAGTGAAGCGCGGCCGCATGGTTAACCGCACCTTCGGCCCGGCGAATGAGCAGTTGCATGAGCGCCACGACGCCAGCGACTTTGATACGCAAACCGAAGATAAACGCGGCGCGTAA
- the fucR gene encoding L-fucose operon activator, with translation MKTARQQAIVQLLKSQQSVTTAALAAELAVSVETIRRDLNALQMQGKIIRRHGRARTLADGSEPFRARLKSHYADKADIARHALNWVEAGMTLALDASSTCFHLARQLPDIPLTVFTNSLPVCEVMARRQHSELICSGGRLARGERCYVNPALASLLKSLEIDLFIFSCEGIDGNGEMWDSTRHNAAFKSALLRRAQQSLLLIDKSKFYRASEASIGNLSQVTQMITDAPHP, from the coding sequence ATAAAGACGGCACGCCAGCAGGCAATTGTGCAGCTTCTGAAGAGCCAGCAGTCGGTCACTACCGCCGCGCTCGCCGCTGAGCTTGCCGTCAGCGTGGAGACCATTCGCCGCGATCTCAACGCCCTGCAGATGCAGGGCAAAATCATTCGCCGACACGGTCGCGCACGCACGCTGGCGGACGGCAGCGAACCCTTTCGTGCTCGCTTAAAAAGCCACTATGCGGATAAAGCCGATATCGCCCGTCATGCGCTGAACTGGGTGGAAGCTGGCATGACACTGGCACTGGATGCCAGCTCAACCTGCTTTCACCTGGCGCGACAACTTCCGGATATTCCGCTGACGGTGTTTACCAACAGTTTGCCGGTATGCGAAGTGATGGCCCGTCGCCAGCACAGCGAGCTTATCTGCTCCGGCGGTCGGCTGGCACGCGGTGAGCGCTGCTACGTCAATCCGGCGCTCGCCAGCCTGCTTAAATCGCTGGAGATCGATCTGTTTATCTTTTCCTGCGAGGGGATTGATGGCAACGGTGAGATGTGGGATTCCACACGCCATAACGCGGCGTTTAAATCGGCACTGCTGCGCCGGGCGCAGCAGTCGCTGTTACTGATTGATAAGAGTAAGTTTTACCGTGCCAGCGAAGCCAGCATCGGTAACCTTTCCCAGGTGACGCAGATGATCACCGACGCGCCCCATCCCTGA